A region from the Variovorax sp. RKNM96 genome encodes:
- the cysC gene encoding adenylyl-sulfate kinase, translating to MNDRTPCVVWLTGISGAGKTTIARKVETRLRALGRHTVLLDGDDMRLGLNRDLGFSDADRVESTRRVAEVAKLMHAADLTVIVALISPFRGARAMARSRFPAGAFFEIHVDTPIEIAEARDPKSLYRKARRGEIADFTGIDSPYEAPEQPELRLDGTHPSPDALADQVIELLNGA from the coding sequence ATGAACGACCGGACGCCCTGCGTCGTCTGGCTCACCGGAATCTCCGGCGCGGGCAAGACGACCATCGCGCGCAAGGTCGAGACCCGGCTTCGCGCGCTGGGCAGGCACACAGTGCTGCTGGACGGCGACGACATGCGGCTCGGGCTGAATCGCGACCTCGGCTTCAGCGATGCGGATCGCGTGGAGAGCACCCGGCGGGTTGCGGAGGTCGCGAAACTGATGCACGCCGCCGACCTGACCGTCATCGTGGCGCTGATCTCGCCGTTTCGCGGGGCCCGCGCGATGGCCCGCTCGCGCTTTCCGGCAGGCGCGTTCTTCGAGATCCATGTCGACACGCCGATCGAGATTGCGGAAGCGCGCGATCCGAAATCCCTGTATCGGAAGGCGAGGCGGGGCGAGATCGCGGACTTCACGGGCATCGACTCCCCCTACGAAGCGCCTGAACAGCCGGAGCTGCGCCTTGATGGAACCCATCCATCTCCCGACGCCCTCGCGGACCAGGTGATCGAACTGCTCAACGGCGCCTGA
- a CDS encoding STM4011 family radical SAM protein: protein MLTVLYRGSLSSCNYSCSYCPFAKRRDSRAALAQDAAEVARFVDWTGRQTRPLRILFTPWGEAMVRRHYRHAMLALAAMPHVSQVALQTNLAGPLSWLADAPAGKISLWCTYHPDQTRLERFIERTRQLSALGIGHSVGVVAMQEHYEAIRALKSALPETTPFWLNAYDRRGPGYYTAQDLQWLDALDPRFVHEHSPGPSRGKACRAGSEAIVVDGDGEVQRCHFIPRRLGNLYADDLDGMLTEQPCSRFKCDCFIGYVHRRDLDFYPAYGDGVLARIPLQT, encoded by the coding sequence ATGCTGACGGTCCTCTATCGGGGAAGCCTGTCGAGCTGCAACTACAGCTGCAGTTATTGCCCCTTCGCCAAGCGGCGAGACAGTCGCGCCGCGCTGGCGCAGGATGCCGCCGAGGTGGCCCGCTTCGTCGATTGGACGGGCAGGCAGACCCGGCCCCTGCGAATCCTCTTCACGCCCTGGGGCGAAGCCATGGTGCGGCGCCACTATCGCCACGCGATGCTGGCCCTCGCCGCCATGCCGCACGTGTCCCAGGTGGCGCTGCAGACCAACCTCGCGGGGCCGCTGTCGTGGCTTGCCGACGCACCGGCCGGGAAGATATCCCTGTGGTGCACCTATCACCCCGACCAGACGCGGCTCGAGCGATTCATCGAGCGGACCCGACAGCTGTCCGCGCTGGGTATCGGCCACTCTGTCGGCGTCGTGGCCATGCAGGAGCACTACGAGGCCATTCGCGCCCTGAAGTCGGCGCTCCCTGAAACGACGCCCTTCTGGCTCAACGCCTACGACCGGCGCGGCCCGGGTTACTACACGGCCCAGGACCTGCAGTGGCTCGACGCGCTGGACCCGCGGTTCGTGCACGAGCATTCGCCCGGGCCGTCGCGCGGGAAAGCCTGCCGCGCGGGCTCCGAAGCCATCGTTGTCGATGGCGACGGCGAGGTCCAGCGGTGCCACTTCATTCCGCGGCGCCTGGGCAACCTCTACGCCGACGACCTCGACGGCATGCTGACGGAACAGCCCTGCAGCCGATTCAAGTGCGACTGCTTCATCGGCTACGTACATCGGCGCGACCTGGACTTCTACCCGGCCTACGGCGACGGCGTGCTCGCCCGCATTCCGCTGCAGACATGA